Proteins encoded by one window of Gemmatimonadota bacterium:
- the fbp gene encoding class 1 fructose-bisphosphatase — protein MNSPCGVLRLPRRTPPAVAPAPGDAVLPNTQVTTLERFILDQEREHPDATGELTNLLYDVALAAKLIGAQIRRAGLVNILGAAGSINVQDEEQQKLDVYANETMKNALNHTGRVCAMASEEDEELIAIPDGVPAGKYAVLFDPLDGSANIDVNAAVGTIFSIYRRVTTSGPGQLCDVLQPGNKIVAAGYVMYGSSVMMVYSAGHGVHGFTYDPTIGEFLLSHADITTPRTGKYYSVNESNFPRWSKGVQRAVRGFKGDDPARLKGKNSRYIGALVADFHRNLIAGGIFLYPGDTKNPNGKLRLLYECAPMAFLAEAAGGAASDGRRRILDIVPTALHERIPLVIGGAADVEYVNMVVAEAEGIA, from the coding sequence ATGAATTCACCGTGCGGGGTGCTTCGGCTCCCGCGACGTACACCGCCGGCCGTCGCGCCGGCCCCAGGAGACGCCGTGCTCCCAAATACCCAGGTCACCACCCTCGAGCGCTTCATCCTCGATCAGGAGCGTGAGCACCCCGATGCCACCGGGGAACTCACCAATCTCCTCTACGACGTTGCCCTGGCGGCCAAGCTGATCGGCGCGCAAATCCGCCGTGCCGGACTGGTGAACATCCTCGGTGCCGCCGGCTCGATCAATGTGCAGGACGAGGAGCAGCAGAAGCTCGACGTCTATGCCAACGAGACGATGAAGAATGCGCTCAACCATACCGGGCGCGTCTGCGCGATGGCCTCGGAGGAAGACGAGGAGTTGATCGCCATTCCGGATGGCGTTCCCGCCGGCAAGTATGCGGTGCTCTTCGATCCGCTCGACGGCTCCGCCAACATCGACGTCAACGCCGCCGTGGGAACGATCTTCTCGATCTATCGCCGGGTGACCACCTCCGGGCCGGGGCAACTCTGCGACGTGCTGCAGCCGGGCAACAAGATCGTGGCTGCCGGCTACGTCATGTATGGCTCAAGCGTGATGATGGTCTACTCGGCGGGGCATGGCGTGCACGGCTTCACCTACGACCCGACGATCGGCGAGTTCCTGCTCTCGCATGCCGACATCACCACCCCGCGGACGGGCAAGTACTACAGCGTCAACGAGTCGAACTTTCCCCGGTGGTCGAAGGGTGTGCAGCGCGCGGTGCGTGGCTTCAAGGGCGACGATCCGGCCCGGCTCAAAGGGAAGAACTCCCGCTACATCGGCGCCCTCGTCGCCGACTTCCATCGCAACCTGATCGCCGGCGGCATCTTCCTCTATCCGGGCGACACCAAGAATCCCAACGGCAAGCTGCGGCTGCTGTACGAGTGCGCGCCGATGGCGTTCCTCGCCGAGGCGGCCGGTGGCGCTGCGAGCGATGGTCGGCGGCGGATCCTCGACATCGTGCCGACGGCGCTGCATGAACGCATCCCGCTCGTGATTGGGGGCGCCGCGGACGTCGAGTATGTCAACATGGTCGTCGCCGAGGCCGAGGGCATCGCGTGA
- the miaB gene encoding tRNA (N6-isopentenyl adenosine(37)-C2)-methylthiotransferase MiaB — protein MKQVWIETYGCQMNVADTELMFGVLAREGYVQATQPEGADVMLVNTCAVRDNAEQRVIGRVGELQRHKHPGVILGVVGCMAQRLGPILLEQVPAVDLVVGPDAYRNLPELLSHAAAGQRRADVEYRGWEHYEDIPQVREPGPTAYVTVQRGCDYRCTFCIVPTTRGPERSRQLADVVSEVQRLAGEGVSEVTLLGQTVNSYHDGTRDFADLLRAIGAVDGIRRLRFTSPYPTDFTPRVIEAMATTPAVCEHVHLPVQSGSNATLKRMLRRYTRERYLEVVGELRAAIPTITFSTDIIVGFPGEREEDFAETLSIVEEAGFDDAYTFKYSVREGTPAEKIKDHVPDAVASERLDRLIATARAQTRRRNAGRVGERHEVLVERPAKRGDLMLGRTRHNAMVLVDLPVSSIGTYHQVRLTGTTGSTFTAALAQPALAVL, from the coding sequence ATGAAGCAGGTGTGGATCGAGACCTACGGCTGCCAGATGAACGTGGCGGACACTGAGCTGATGTTCGGTGTCCTCGCGCGTGAGGGCTATGTCCAGGCGACCCAGCCCGAGGGCGCCGACGTCATGCTGGTCAACACCTGTGCCGTGCGCGACAACGCCGAGCAGCGGGTCATTGGCCGGGTCGGGGAGCTCCAGCGGCACAAGCACCCCGGGGTGATCCTCGGGGTGGTGGGCTGCATGGCGCAGCGCCTCGGACCGATCCTTCTGGAACAGGTGCCCGCGGTGGACCTCGTGGTCGGCCCGGACGCGTACCGGAACCTCCCGGAGTTGCTGAGCCACGCGGCGGCCGGTCAGCGGCGGGCCGATGTGGAGTACCGTGGGTGGGAGCATTACGAGGATATCCCGCAGGTCCGTGAGCCCGGCCCGACGGCCTATGTGACCGTGCAGCGAGGCTGCGACTACCGCTGCACCTTCTGCATCGTGCCGACGACGCGCGGCCCCGAGCGGAGCCGCCAGCTGGCCGACGTGGTGTCCGAAGTACAGCGGTTGGCGGGCGAGGGCGTGTCCGAGGTGACGTTGCTCGGGCAGACCGTCAACTCGTACCACGACGGCACTCGGGACTTCGCCGATCTGCTCCGGGCTATCGGAGCGGTGGACGGCATTCGCCGGCTGCGCTTCACGTCGCCGTACCCGACCGACTTCACGCCGCGCGTGATCGAGGCGATGGCGACGACCCCGGCCGTCTGCGAGCATGTGCACCTGCCGGTGCAGAGTGGCTCGAACGCGACGCTGAAGCGGATGCTGCGCCGCTACACGCGGGAGCGCTATCTGGAAGTCGTCGGCGAGCTGCGTGCCGCGATCCCGACGATCACCTTCTCGACCGACATCATCGTCGGCTTCCCGGGTGAGCGCGAGGAAGATTTTGCGGAGACGCTGTCGATCGTGGAAGAGGCCGGCTTCGACGACGCCTACACCTTCAAGTATTCGGTGCGCGAAGGGACGCCGGCGGAGAAGATCAAGGACCACGTCCCCGATGCGGTGGCCTCGGAACGGCTCGACCGATTGATCGCCACCGCGCGCGCACAGACGCGCCGTCGCAACGCCGGGCGCGTCGGCGAGCGGCACGAGGTCCTGGTGGAGCGGCCTGCAAAGCGCGGCGACCTGATGCTCGGCCGCACGCGCCACAACGCGATGGTCCTGGTGGATCTGCCGGTCTCCTCGATCGGGACGTACCACCAGGTACGACTCACCGGCACGACGGGCTCCACCTTCACGGCGGCGCTCGCCCAACCTGCTCTGGCGGTGCTATGA
- a CDS encoding late competence development ComFB family protein, which translates to MILNVMEHHVHEAYDRLKGLVPGFLDTPNHREDVVVFALNRLQPKYVVTSAGKAVTEVALDTAQHRTTIEVQVIEALRQVARVPRERPVTASPG; encoded by the coding sequence ATGATCCTGAACGTGATGGAACACCACGTGCACGAAGCCTACGATCGCCTCAAGGGGCTGGTCCCCGGCTTCCTCGATACCCCGAATCACCGGGAGGACGTGGTCGTCTTTGCGCTCAACCGGCTGCAGCCGAAGTACGTCGTGACCTCCGCTGGCAAGGCGGTGACTGAGGTCGCGCTCGACACGGCGCAGCATCGGACGACGATCGAGGTGCAGGTCATCGAGGCGCTGCGTCAGGTGGCCCGCGTCCCGCGCGAACGACCGGTGACCGCCAGCCCGGGATGA